In Streptococcus uberis, a single window of DNA contains:
- the coaD gene encoding pantetheine-phosphate adenylyltransferase, with translation MSDKIGLYSGSFDPVTNGHMDIIARASQLFDHLYIGVFFNPEKKGFFDLETRINVLKEALVDYPNISVVSAADSLAVDLAKSLGVTHMVRGLRNPTDFEYESNLEFFNNRLDPSIDTVYFIAHNLMQPISSSRVKELIHFNSSIEGLVPQSVIKQLESMNESNQNL, from the coding sequence ATGTCAGATAAAATTGGGCTATATTCTGGATCATTTGATCCTGTGACCAATGGTCACATGGATATCATTGCGCGTGCGAGCCAACTCTTTGATCATCTCTATATTGGAGTATTCTTCAACCCTGAGAAAAAAGGTTTTTTTGATCTAGAAACGCGGATCAATGTATTAAAAGAAGCCTTAGTGGACTATCCTAATATTTCTGTTGTTTCTGCGGCAGATAGTTTGGCAGTGGATTTGGCCAAATCATTAGGGGTCACGCACATGGTTAGAGGCCTTAGGAACCCAACTGATTTTGAGTATGAGTCAAATTTAGAGTTTTTCAATAATCGTTTGGATCCTAGTATTGATACGGTATATTTTATTGCTCACAATCTGATGCAGCCTATCAGTTCTAGTCGTGTAAAAGAACTGATTCACTTTAACTCTTCTATTGAGGGACTTGTTCCCCAATCCGTTATCAAGCAATTGGAGTCAATGAATGAAAGTAATCAAAACTTATAA
- the rsmD gene encoding 16S rRNA (guanine(966)-N(2))-methyltransferase RsmD, whose product MRIVSGEFGGRPLKTLQGKTTRPTSDKVRGAMFNMIGPYFDGGRVLDLFAGSGALSIEAISRGMSEAVLVERDRGAQAIIQENIKMTKAEKQFKLLKMDAKKALSQLHQPFDLIFLDPPYAKEEIVATIETLDERGLFSEDVMVVCETDKAVQLPEEVASLGIWKEKIYGISKVTVYVR is encoded by the coding sequence ATGAGAATTGTATCAGGTGAATTCGGTGGGCGTCCTTTAAAGACCCTGCAAGGAAAAACAACGAGACCAACCTCTGATAAGGTTCGGGGTGCTATGTTTAATATGATTGGTCCTTATTTTGACGGGGGTCGAGTCTTAGATTTATTTGCTGGTTCTGGAGCTCTGTCTATTGAAGCTATTTCGCGGGGAATGTCGGAAGCTGTTTTGGTTGAACGCGATCGCGGAGCGCAAGCCATTATCCAAGAAAATATTAAGATGACAAAGGCTGAGAAGCAGTTCAAACTCTTAAAAATGGATGCAAAGAAGGCCTTGTCACAGTTACATCAGCCATTTGACTTGATTTTTTTAGACCCACCTTATGCTAAAGAGGAAATTGTAGCCACTATTGAAACTTTAGATGAGAGAGGGCTCTTTTCTGAGGATGTCATGGTTGTTTGTGAAACGGATAAAGCTGTGCAATTACCTGAAGAGGTTGCATCTTTAGGCATTTGGAAAGAAAAAATTTATGGAATTAGTAAGGTAACGGTTTATGTCAGATAA